The sequence below is a genomic window from Syntrophomonadaceae bacterium.
GAATTGTTGTGGCTGGCGGCCTGGGGGCTTATGCCGGCAAGATGTTCCGGTTGGGGCATATGGGCAACCTGGATATGCATGACTTGGTGGCTGTAATCGCCACAATTGAAAGAGCTCTGTTTAAGTCCGGAAAAGAAATTGAATTCGGAACCGGAGTGGGAGTGCTAATGAAAGAGTTGCTGAAGTAGTTGCAGGGTTTGCTGCCGGAGCCTCTTTCCCGTCTTGGCGGGAGAAATCAGCCGGAAGCCGGGCCGATTCCGAGGCAAGCCGGGCGAACAGGCCAAATGGGGGAATAGTATGGCGACAGAGGAAAAAAGGATCAAAATTGTAACGGAAAACCGCAAGGCGAGACACGATTTTTTTATTGAAGAAAGCTACGAAGCCGGTATCGCCCTTAGCGGTACAGAAGTTAAATCCCTCCGGGGGGGCAAGGCCAACCTGCAGGATAGTTTTGCCCGTATTGAAAACGGCGAGGTAATCCTGTATAATATGCATGTAAGCCCTTATGAGCAGGGCAATCGTTTCAATCATGAGCCGAAACGGCCAAGGAAACTCCTTTTGCATCGAAGGGAGATCAACCGCCTGTGGGGTAAAACCAGGGAAAAGGGATTAACCTTGGTTCCGCTTAAAATTTATTTTAACCCGCAGGGCAAGGCCAAACTGGAATTAGGTCTGGCCAAGGGCAAGAAGACCTTCGACAAGCGAGACGACATCGCTGCCCGGGACGCCAAGCGGGAAATTCAGCGGGCCTTCCGGGAAAGGCAAAAGGAATAGCGCCGGCGCATACCGATAGCACGTCAGTTGTCAGTTTTGAGGCCCCACGCAGCCTAAGGTGATGTGAGGGGTCTGAAAATGATATATAAATTTTGGGGGTGTACTGGTTTCGACGGGGGATGAATTGGCAGGGATAGCGAGCCGGG
It includes:
- the smpB gene encoding SsrA-binding protein SmpB, translating into MATEEKRIKIVTENRKARHDFFIEESYEAGIALSGTEVKSLRGGKANLQDSFARIENGEVILYNMHVSPYEQGNRFNHEPKRPRKLLLHRREINRLWGKTREKGLTLVPLKIYFNPQGKAKLELGLAKGKKTFDKRDDIAARDAKREIQRAFRERQKE